One region of Olleya sp. Hel_I_94 genomic DNA includes:
- a CDS encoding LysE family translocator, with the protein MFDDILAAIPFGIILSFTVGPVFFVLLETSATKGVRSALIFDAGVILADILFIVVAFFSTERLLGKIENDPNFIIFGGVLLVFYGIISFVKTSRSFRSIVKEYHKVEFKKGYGKLFVKGFLLNFINIGVLLGWLGFIVLASKITTSHNGVIVFVTTMLVAYFVTDLVKIIAAKRLKNKLTPRLIFKTKKIIALVILGFGILLLAQGFFPEEKEKIKEKLEQINPL; encoded by the coding sequence ATGTTTGACGATATACTTGCAGCTATCCCTTTTGGTATAATACTTTCTTTTACCGTAGGACCTGTATTTTTTGTATTGTTAGAAACTAGTGCTACTAAAGGGGTAAGAAGTGCATTAATATTTGATGCTGGTGTAATTTTAGCCGATATTTTATTTATTGTAGTCGCCTTTTTTAGTACTGAAAGGTTACTGGGTAAAATTGAAAATGACCCTAATTTTATAATATTTGGTGGTGTATTATTGGTGTTTTATGGCATAATTTCGTTTGTTAAAACATCGCGCTCGTTTAGATCTATTGTTAAAGAATACCATAAAGTAGAATTTAAAAAAGGCTACGGTAAATTATTTGTCAAAGGATTTTTACTTAACTTTATTAACATTGGTGTCTTATTAGGTTGGCTAGGTTTTATAGTTTTGGCAAGTAAAATTACAACTTCGCATAACGGAGTAATTGTTTTTGTTACAACCATGTTGGTTGCCTATTTTGTAACAGATCTAGTAAAAATTATTGCAGCTAAAAGACTTAAAAATAAATTAACGCCACGTCTTATTTTTAAAACTAAAAAAATTATTGCTTTAGTTATTTTAGGATTTGGTATTTTGCTGTTAGCACAAGGTTTTTTTCCAGAAGAAAAAGAAAAAATTAAAGAAAAGCTTGAGCAAATTAATCCATTATAA
- a CDS encoding head GIN domain-containing protein, whose protein sequence is MKNLLVTVFFLATTLIFAQNPKNKNVGDFNEVKVFDLIKVSLVKSDENKVMITGEDVDDVEIIIKNNTLKVRMKFDRSFDGTKTFVAVHYTDLKVIDANEGAIVVGNELITQDSIELRAQEGASIIVGLDVNTVNVRAVSGGIVETRGKANTQDITLNTGGIYEGRDFETKNTTVKVRAAGEAEVNASDSVDARITAGGTIDIYGDPQIVTKKHTFGGSISVKNE, encoded by the coding sequence ATGAAAAATTTATTAGTTACAGTTTTCTTTTTAGCAACAACTTTAATTTTTGCTCAAAATCCAAAAAACAAAAATGTTGGTGATTTTAACGAAGTTAAAGTCTTTGACTTAATTAAAGTAAGTCTTGTAAAATCTGACGAAAATAAAGTTATGATTACTGGAGAGGATGTAGATGATGTAGAGATTATAATTAAAAACAATACTTTAAAAGTACGCATGAAATTTGACCGTAGTTTTGATGGTACCAAAACGTTTGTAGCTGTACATTATACAGATTTAAAGGTCATAGATGCTAATGAAGGAGCCATAGTTGTTGGTAACGAGTTAATAACTCAGGACAGCATAGAGCTTCGTGCACAAGAAGGTGCTTCTATAATTGTTGGGTTAGACGTTAATACAGTTAATGTAAGGGCTGTTTCTGGAGGTATTGTAGAAACTAGAGGTAAAGCCAACACCCAAGATATTACGCTTAATACAGGAGGTATTTATGAAGGTCGTGATTTTGAAACAAAAAATACAACAGTAAAAGTTAGAGCAGCTGGTGAAGCAGAGGTTAATGCAAGCGATTCTGTAGATGCACGTATTACAGCAGGTGGAACCATTGATATTTATGGAGATCCACAAATAGTAACTAAAAAGCACACGTTTGGAGGTTCTATCTCTGTAAAAAATGAGTAA
- a CDS encoding YbjQ family protein, whose translation MILTTTNSIEGFRIIEYKGIITGTSFETKTKFSFKTEKNKELTTDVINEAKEHAFQELQTNASNLNANAVVGINVDFETVNGSYFFVSVTGTAVSVAPQK comes from the coding sequence ATGATATTAACAACAACAAATTCTATTGAAGGATTTAGAATAATTGAATACAAAGGGATTATAACAGGAACCTCTTTTGAGACTAAAACAAAATTTTCTTTTAAGACCGAAAAAAATAAAGAGTTAACAACAGACGTTATAAATGAAGCAAAGGAGCATGCTTTTCAAGAGTTACAAACCAATGCAAGTAATTTAAATGCAAATGCAGTAGTTGGCATAAATGTTGATTTTGAAACCGTAAATGGCTCTTATTTTTTTGTTTCAGTAACAGGAACAGCAGTAAGCGTAGCGCCTCAAAAATAA
- a CDS encoding ribonuclease R family protein has protein sequence MTKKTHRKPSNNKISNLTNTILSILKKERNQSFNYKQIAAKIGVNDASSRNQIIKKLAQLKAKEEIIETDRGKFKAVVNTEYHTGIFDAAQRGNGYVICDAFENDIYIASNNVNKALNGDEVELYVYKRRKQGKLEGEITNIIKRAKTEYVGIIQIHEKKNFAFVVVDGNKMKTDIFVPINKTLKAQDGDKVVVTMEDWPDKADSPNGRVIKVLGKAGEHNTEIHSILAEYGLPYEFPTEVEDYANSIDLNITAKEIAKRRDMRKDLTFTIDPKDAKDFDDALSFTVLDNGLYEIGIHIADVSHYLKENTVLDDEAYERATSVYLVDRVVPMLPEILSNGACSLRPHEEKYTFSAVFKINDKAEIKDQWFGRTVTYSDARFAYEEAQAIIENNITFNKSEIISNPEKIDTTIPNEVSLTGKQYNTTPEIAQAVLKLDELAKKMRNKRMQSGAISFDKVEVKFSLDQDANPIGVHFKTSKDANKLIEEFMLLANKKVSEFVSKMKPEKTFVYRVHDEPDESKLAALQGVVAKFGHKLNFKSKAGIASSLNQLLTDVQGKKEQNLVDTLAIRTMSKAEYTTKNIGHYGLAFGDYSHFTSPIRRYPDVMAHRLLQRYLDGEKSANQEEYEEKCKHSSNMEYLATKAERDSIKYMQIRFMQDHQDEEFVGVISGVTDWGIYVEIISNKCEGMVRIRDINDDHYDFDQEQFALVGRNTKKVYQLGDEVIVKVKQADLVKRHLDFNLIGKHEG, from the coding sequence ATGACAAAAAAAACACACAGGAAACCTTCAAATAATAAGATTTCCAACCTTACAAATACAATCTTAAGTATTTTAAAAAAAGAAAGAAACCAAAGCTTTAACTATAAGCAAATAGCAGCTAAAATAGGAGTTAATGATGCTAGTAGTCGTAATCAGATTATTAAAAAATTAGCGCAACTTAAAGCTAAAGAGGAGATTATAGAAACAGATCGTGGAAAATTTAAAGCAGTTGTTAACACTGAGTATCATACTGGTATTTTTGATGCAGCTCAACGTGGTAACGGTTACGTTATTTGCGATGCTTTTGAGAACGATATTTATATAGCTTCTAACAATGTTAATAAAGCTCTAAATGGTGACGAAGTAGAATTATACGTTTATAAACGAAGAAAACAAGGTAAGCTTGAAGGCGAAATTACCAATATTATCAAACGTGCTAAAACTGAGTATGTTGGTATTATACAAATACACGAAAAGAAAAACTTTGCTTTTGTTGTTGTAGATGGTAATAAAATGAAAACTGACATTTTTGTGCCAATTAATAAAACTTTAAAAGCCCAAGATGGCGATAAAGTTGTGGTTACAATGGAGGATTGGCCAGACAAAGCAGATTCTCCTAATGGTCGTGTAATTAAAGTTTTAGGTAAAGCAGGTGAGCATAATACAGAAATACATTCTATACTAGCAGAATATGGTTTACCATACGAGTTTCCAACCGAAGTAGAGGATTATGCAAATTCTATTGACTTAAATATTACTGCAAAAGAAATAGCAAAACGTCGTGATATGCGTAAAGATTTAACCTTTACCATAGATCCAAAAGATGCAAAAGATTTTGATGATGCGTTATCATTTACAGTTTTAGATAATGGTTTATATGAAATTGGAATCCATATTGCAGATGTATCACACTACCTTAAGGAAAATACTGTTTTAGATGACGAAGCCTATGAGCGTGCAACTTCAGTATACTTAGTAGATAGAGTAGTACCTATGTTACCAGAAATTTTATCTAATGGTGCTTGTTCATTACGTCCTCATGAAGAGAAATATACGTTTTCAGCAGTATTTAAAATTAATGATAAAGCCGAAATTAAAGACCAATGGTTTGGTCGTACAGTAACGTATAGTGATGCTCGTTTTGCTTATGAAGAAGCACAGGCAATCATCGAAAATAATATTACTTTTAACAAATCCGAAATCATTTCTAACCCAGAAAAAATAGATACAACCATTCCAAATGAAGTATCATTAACTGGTAAACAGTATAATACAACTCCAGAAATAGCACAAGCGGTTTTAAAATTAGACGAACTAGCTAAAAAAATGCGTAATAAACGTATGCAATCAGGAGCTATTAGTTTTGATAAAGTAGAAGTTAAATTCTCTTTAGATCAAGATGCAAATCCTATTGGTGTTCACTTTAAAACTAGTAAAGATGCTAACAAGTTAATAGAAGAATTTATGCTTCTGGCTAACAAAAAAGTATCAGAGTTTGTTTCTAAAATGAAACCAGAAAAAACTTTTGTTTACCGTGTTCATGACGAGCCAGATGAAAGTAAACTAGCTGCTTTACAAGGCGTAGTTGCTAAGTTTGGTCATAAACTAAACTTTAAAAGTAAAGCCGGAATTGCATCATCTTTAAACCAGTTATTAACAGATGTTCAAGGTAAAAAAGAACAAAATTTGGTAGATACTTTAGCAATTAGAACCATGTCTAAAGCAGAGTATACCACTAAAAATATAGGACATTACGGATTGGCTTTTGGAGATTATTCTCATTTTACCTCACCAATTAGACGTTATCCAGATGTCATGGCACATAGATTGTTACAACGTTATTTAGATGGCGAAAAAAGTGCTAATCAAGAGGAATATGAAGAGAAGTGTAAACATTCTAGTAACATGGAATATTTAGCAACTAAAGCAGAACGTGACTCGATTAAATACATGCAAATTAGATTTATGCAAGACCATCAAGACGAGGAATTTGTTGGTGTAATTTCTGGTGTAACCGATTGGGGAATTTATGTAGAGATTATCTCTAATAAATGTGAAGGTATGGTTAGAATTAGAGATATTAATGACGATCATTATGATTTTGATCAAGAGCAATTTGCATTAGTTGGACGTAATACTAAAAAAGTATATCAACTTGGAGATGAGGTGATTGTTAAAGTAAAACAAGCCGATTTAGTAAAACGTCATCTTGACTTTAACTTAATTGGTAAGCACGAAGGTTAA
- the rpiB gene encoding ribose 5-phosphate isomerase B, with amino-acid sequence MKISIGNDHAGTDYKFAILKHLEAKGYTVNNYGTDQTDSVDYPDFVHPVANDVANNTVDFGILICGSANGVAMTANKHQKVRAGICWTKEITELTRQHNDANIICIPARYTAIQQAIAMVDTFLETKFEGGRHQNRVDKIPVNC; translated from the coding sequence ATGAAAATATCAATTGGTAACGATCATGCAGGCACAGACTATAAGTTTGCTATCCTCAAACATTTAGAAGCAAAAGGTTACACTGTTAATAACTATGGTACTGACCAAACAGACAGCGTAGATTATCCAGATTTTGTACATCCTGTTGCAAATGATGTAGCAAACAATACTGTAGATTTTGGAATTTTAATTTGCGGTAGTGCCAATGGTGTAGCTATGACTGCTAATAAACACCAAAAAGTTAGAGCTGGTATATGCTGGACTAAAGAAATTACAGAGTTAACAAGACAACACAATGATGCTAATATTATTTGTATTCCTGCACGTTATACAGCTATACAACAAGCTATAGCTATGGTAGATACATTTTTAGAAACTAAGTTTGAAGGTGGTCGTCATCAAAACCGTGTCGATAAAATACCAGTTAATTGTTAA
- a CDS encoding GNAT family N-acetyltransferase, with the protein MLDIQTKTFDQLTIQELYDILQLRSEVFVVEQDCVYQDIDGKDQKALHIIGFKNKKVVAYTRVFKPGDYFEFSSIGRVVVAHNERQHKYGVAIMKASIEAIAAYYNETKIKISAQCYLKRFYNSLEFFEIGEEYLEDGIPHVAMIKD; encoded by the coding sequence ATGTTAGACATACAAACTAAAACTTTTGACCAATTAACAATACAAGAGTTGTATGATATTTTACAATTACGAAGTGAAGTTTTTGTGGTTGAACAAGATTGTGTGTATCAGGATATTGATGGTAAAGATCAAAAAGCACTACATATTATAGGTTTTAAAAACAAAAAAGTAGTGGCTTACACACGTGTTTTTAAACCAGGTGATTATTTTGAATTTTCTAGTATTGGTAGAGTAGTGGTTGCCCATAATGAGCGCCAACATAAATATGGTGTTGCTATAATGAAAGCCTCAATAGAAGCTATTGCAGCATATTATAACGAAACTAAAATTAAGATTTCTGCGCAGTGTTATTTAAAACGTTTTTATAACAGTTTAGAATTTTTTGAAATAGGTGAGGAGTACCTAGAAGATGGTATACCACACGTAGCGATGATTAAAGATTAA
- a CDS encoding OmpA family protein: protein MKHLFLLILLSTTLGFSQSELTHDVYFNTDEYDVPLTEENRILLFISNLDTIAIQKISIYGFTDDRGSNDYNLELSQNRANTIKELFSGYGIDENLITNVNGKGEILLKVLNEEEVHQIRGLNRKVEIIVTPKLPEKKTITKPEEVTENDTDDSKKTTDDIAKGTIKKGDKITLDKIYFKTSYSYVTSESKKTLEDLAKILVAKKNIYFTIQGHVCCTQMSRDAVDKKTKKRNLSVARAKYIYDYLARKGVDKKRMKYVGMRRKFPLGGAPELDRRVEILVTYVGKED, encoded by the coding sequence ATGAAGCATTTATTTTTATTAATATTATTAAGCACAACATTAGGTTTTTCGCAAAGCGAATTAACACATGATGTGTATTTTAATACAGACGAATACGACGTTCCTTTAACTGAAGAAAACCGTATTTTACTATTTATTTCTAACTTAGATACCATAGCAATTCAAAAAATATCTATCTATGGTTTTACCGATGATAGAGGCTCTAATGACTATAATTTAGAGTTATCACAAAACAGAGCAAATACAATTAAAGAGTTGTTTTCCGGTTACGGAATTGACGAAAATTTAATTACCAATGTAAACGGAAAAGGTGAAATACTACTAAAAGTTTTAAACGAAGAAGAAGTCCACCAAATAAGAGGTTTAAACCGTAAGGTAGAAATTATTGTTACGCCAAAACTTCCCGAAAAAAAGACCATTACTAAACCTGAAGAAGTCACTGAAAATGATACAGATGATAGTAAAAAAACTACAGATGACATAGCTAAAGGCACCATAAAAAAAGGCGATAAAATAACGCTAGATAAAATTTATTTTAAAACCAGTTATAGTTACGTAACCTCAGAGTCTAAAAAAACTTTAGAAGATTTAGCTAAAATTTTAGTCGCTAAAAAAAACATCTATTTTACCATACAAGGTCATGTATGTTGCACGCAAATGAGTCGTGATGCGGTAGATAAAAAAACCAAAAAACGCAATCTATCTGTAGCCAGAGCTAAATATATTTATGATTATTTAGCTAGAAAAGGCGTTGATAAAAAACGAATGAAATACGTAGGAATGCGTCGTAAATTTCCACTTGGTGGAGCTCCAGAACTAGACAGACGTGTGGAAATTTTAGTAACATATGTAGGTAAAGAAGATTAA